One Rosa chinensis cultivar Old Blush chromosome 5, RchiOBHm-V2, whole genome shotgun sequence genomic region harbors:
- the LOC112201755 gene encoding GDP-L-galactose phosphorylase 2, whose product MMLKIKRVPTVVSNYQKDEADEGRRAGGCGRNCLNKCCISGAKLPLYAFKKQNNSSGDKGFSGHEKQEAPVAFLDSLLLGEWEDRMQKGLFRYDVTACETKVIPGQFGFIAQLNEGRHLKKRPTEFRVDKVLQPFDGSKFNFTKVGQEEVLFQFEASEDGEVQFHPNAPIDVENSPSVVAINVSPIEYGHVLLIPRILESLPQRIDRESFLLALHMAAEAGNPYFRLGYNSLGAFATINHLHFQAYYLAVTFPIEKAPTKKITSLDVGVKISELLNYPVRGLVFEGGNTLEDLSNSVSDACICLQENNIPYNVLISDCGKRIFLLPQCYAEKQALGEVRAELLDTQVNPAVWEISGHMVLKRREDYDEASDENAWKLLAEVSLSEERFQEVNTLIFGAIACGGDDGNANLLEDPDVKPHSHEEVNAINKSSRHAILSGTQECLVLQ is encoded by the exons atgatgctgAAGATCAAGAGGGTTCCTACTGTGGTTTCGAATTACCAGAAAGATGAGGCTGACGAGGGTCGCCGAGCTGGGGGCTGTGGCCGCAACTGCCTCAACAAATGTTGCATTTCGG GAGCAAAACTTCCATTGTATGCTTTCAAGAAGCAAAACAACTCATCTGGTGACAAGGGATTTTCCGGACATGAGAAGCAAGAGGCTCCCGTTGCTTTTCTTGACTCATTGCTTCTTGGAGAG TGGGAGGATCGCATGCAGAAAGGGCTATTTCGATATGATGTCACTGCCTGCGAAACCAAG gtgatccCAGGCCAGTTTGGCTTCATTGCCCAGCTCAATGAGGGCCGCCACCTTAAGAAGCGACCAACCGAGTTTCGAGTTGACAAGGTTCTCCAACCTTTTGATGGCAGCAAGTTCAACTTCACTAAAGTTGGCCAAGAGGAGGTTCTGTTCCAGTTTGAAGCAAGTGAAGATGGTGAAGTTCAGTTTCACCCTAATGCACCTATTGATGTTGAAAATTCTCCAAGCGTCGTTGCCATCAAT GTCAGTCCAATTGAATATGGGCATGTGCTGTTGATTCCTCGTATTCTTGAGTCTTTGCCACAAAGGATTGATCGTGAAAGCTTCTTGCTTGCACTTCACATGGCGGCAGAAGCAGGGAATCCTTACTTCCGATTGGGTTACAACAGCTTGGGTGCATTTGCTACCATCAATCACCTTCACTTCCAG GCTTACTACTTGGCTGTAACCTTCCCCATTGAAAAGGCTCCTACTAAGAAAATAACCAGTTTGGATGTTGGGGTGAAGATTTCTGAGCTTCTGAACTATCCTGTTAGAGGTCTAGTTTTTGAGGGTGGAAATACTCTGGAAGATTTGTCAAACTCTGTCTCCGATGCCTGCATTTGCCTTCAAGAGAACAACATTCCTTACAATGTCCTCATATCTGACTGTGGAAAGCGGATCTTTCTCTTGCCACAG TGTTATGCTGAGAAACAAGCTCTTGGGGAAGTTAGGGCAGAGCTTCTGGATACTCAGGTGAATCCAGCTGTGTGGGAAATTAGTGGACATATGGTGTTAAAGAGGAGGGAGGACTATGATGAGGCTTCTGATGAAAATGCTTGGAAGCTCCTGGCTGAGGTCTCTCTTTCTGAAGAGAGGTTCCAAGAGGTGAACACTCTTATATTTGGAGCCATTGCTTGTGGTGGCGATGATGGGAATGCAAATTTACTAGAGGATCCAGATGTGAAGCCTCACTCTCATGAAGAAGTCAATGCCATTAACAAAAGCTCCCGTCATGCTATACTGTCCGGGACACAGGAATGCCTCGTTCTGCAGTAA